A genome region from Acipenser ruthenus chromosome 29, fAciRut3.2 maternal haplotype, whole genome shotgun sequence includes the following:
- the LOC131702144 gene encoding 6-phosphofructo-2-kinase/fructose-2,6-bisphosphatase 2-like isoform X6, with translation MATDSWQEAGKTRKSHLRSCEKKSSWASYMTNSPTVIVMTGLPARGKTYMSKKLTRYLNWIGVPTKVFNLGVYRREAVKMYKSYDFFRHDNKEAMEIRKQCALVALEDVQAYLTEEGGQIAVFDATNTTRERRDLILSFAKENSYKVFFVESVCDDPDVIAANILEVKVSSPDYPERHRERVMDDFLKRIACYEVTYQPLDPDHDDKDLSFIKVINVGRRFLVNRVQDYIQSRIVYYLMNIHVHPRTIYLCRHGESQHNVLGKIGGDSELSARGKQFAHALREFIKQQKLADLKVWTSQLRRTIQTAEELGSPYEQWKILNEIDAGVCEEMTYEMIQDSYPEEFALRDQDKYHYRYPGGESYQDMVQRLEPVIMELERQGNVLVISHQAVMRCLLAYFLDKSADELPYLKCPLHTVLKLTPVAYGCKVETFYLNIEAVNTHRDRPPNTSVSRSRKEALETAPLLL, from the exons ATGGCCACGGATTCATGGCAAGAGGCTGGAAAGACCAGGAAAAGTCACTTGAGATCCTGTGAGAAAAAATCCT caTGGGCCTCCTACATGACCAACTCCCCCACTGTGATTGTGATGACCGGCCTCCCGGCGCGAGGGAAGACCTACATGTCCAAGAAGCTCACGCGCTACCTCAACTGGATCGGAGTGCCCACCAAGG ttttcaacCTGGGTGTGTATCGTCGAGAGGCTGTCAAAATGTACAAGTCCTACGACTTCTTTCGACACGACAATAAAGAAGccatggaaatcagaaa ACAGTGTGCCTTGGTAGCTTTAGAAGATGTGCAAGCCTATTTGACGGAGGAAGGGGGGCAAATCGCT GTATTTGATGCCACAAACACAACCAGGGAAAGAAGAGATCTGATCCTTAGTTTCGCAAAGGAAAACTCGTACAAG GTCTTCTTCGTGGAGTCTGTGTGTGACGATCCTGATGTCATTGCTGCTAAtatattg GAAGTGAAGGTGTCCAGCCCGGACTATCCTGAAAGGCACAGGGAACGGGTCATGGACGACTTCCTGAAGAGAATCGCGTGCTACGAGGTTACATACCAGCCCCTGGATCCAGATCACGATGACAA AGACTTGTCCTTCATTAAAGTGATCAACGTGGGCCGGCGCTTCCTCGTGAACAGAGTCCAGGATTACATCCAAAGCAGGATCGTCTACTATCTCATGAACATCCACGTTCACCCACGCACCATCTACCTCTGCCGCCACGGAGAGAGCCAGCACAACGTCCTGGGCAAGATCGGGGGCGACTCAGAGCTGTCAGCACGCGGCAAgcag TTCGCCCATGCCCTGCGGGAGTTCATCAAGCAGCAGAAGCTGGCTGATCTGAAGGTGTGGACGAGCCAGCTGCGGAGGACGATCCAGACCGCCGAGGAGCTAGGCTCCCCGTACGAGCAGTGGAAGATCCTGAATGAGATTGACGCG GGGGTGTGTGAAGAGATGACCTACGAGATGATCCAGGATTCTTACCCAGAGGAATTTGCCCTGCGAGACCAGGACAAATATCACTACCGCTACCCAGGAGGAGAG TCCTACCAGGACATGGTGCAGCGTCTGGAGCCCGTGATCATGGAGCTGGAGAGGCAGGGGAACGTGCTGGTCATCTCACACCAGGCCGTCATGCGCTGTCTGCTCGCCTACTTCCTGGACAAGAGCGCAG ATGAACTTCCTTACCTGAAGTGCCCACTGCATACTGTTCTCAAACTGACCCCTGTTGCTTATG GCTGCAAAGTGGAAACGTTTTACTTGAACATTGAAGCAGTGAACACTCACAGAGACAGACCTCCA